A portion of the Aquamicrobium sp. genome contains these proteins:
- a CDS encoding ABC transporter ATP-binding protein codes for MSHSVELQDIGMSFGATRAVRDVSFTVEGGEFFSILGPSGCGKTTILRMIAGFLQPTEGRILIGGRDMAGLGPNQRPTAMIFQTLALFPLMSVAENIAFGLEARGAPKAERRKKADELLKLIALEGYGDRKPGELSGGQRQRVAIARALAVEPQVLLLDEPLSALDLKLRQHMRAELRSLQKRTGVTFIYITHDQSEALAMSDRIAVMSAGVLQQVGRPRDLYDNPETPFVAGFVGETNAIPGRVVEVAEGFAVVESAMGRLRGRAGLGVSVGQAAKLYVRPEALASGKGGNTLAATVERIDFEGAFALAHGRFDDGAALVASIPGTELADAPELGGRASFGFAPERAVVLADG; via the coding sequence ATGTCGCATTCCGTCGAGCTTCAGGACATCGGCATGAGCTTCGGCGCGACACGCGCCGTCAGGGACGTGTCCTTCACGGTCGAGGGCGGCGAGTTCTTCTCCATTCTCGGCCCCTCCGGCTGCGGCAAGACGACGATCCTGCGCATGATCGCCGGCTTCCTCCAGCCGACCGAGGGGCGCATCCTCATCGGCGGGCGCGACATGGCGGGTCTGGGTCCCAACCAGCGGCCGACCGCGATGATCTTCCAGACGCTGGCGCTATTCCCGCTGATGAGCGTCGCGGAAAACATCGCCTTCGGGCTCGAGGCGCGCGGCGCGCCGAAGGCGGAGCGCAGGAAGAAGGCGGACGAGCTTTTGAAGCTGATCGCCCTCGAAGGCTATGGCGACAGGAAGCCCGGCGAGCTTTCCGGCGGCCAGCGCCAGCGCGTCGCCATCGCCCGCGCGCTCGCCGTCGAGCCGCAGGTGCTGCTGCTCGACGAGCCGCTGTCGGCGCTCGACCTCAAGCTGCGCCAGCACATGCGTGCCGAGCTGCGGAGCTTGCAGAAGCGCACCGGCGTCACCTTCATCTACATCACCCACGACCAGTCCGAGGCGCTGGCCATGTCCGACCGCATCGCGGTGATGTCGGCGGGCGTGCTGCAGCAGGTCGGCAGGCCGCGCGACCTTTACGACAATCCCGAAACCCCGTTCGTCGCCGGCTTCGTCGGCGAGACCAACGCCATTCCCGGCAGGGTCGTCGAGGTGGCCGAGGGATTCGCGGTGGTAGAGAGCGCGATGGGGCGGCTGCGCGGCCGGGCCGGGCTGGGCGTCAGCGTCGGGCAGGCGGCGAAGCTTTACGTGCGGCCCGAGGCGCTCGCCTCCGGCAAGGGCGGCAACACGCTCGCCGCCACCGTCGAGCGCATCGATTTCGAGGGCGCGTTCGCGCTCGCGCATGGCCGCTTCGACGACGGGGCGGCGCTGGTCGCTTCCATTCCCGGCACCGAGCTAGCCGACGCGCCGGAGCTCGGCGGGCGCGCCAGCTTCGGCTTCGCGCCGGAGCGCGCGGTGGTGCTTGCCGATGGCTGA
- a CDS encoding extracellular solute-binding protein, which translates to MTTIRRRGFIKGAASVAGLSLAAPFVVRSGFAQSSSGNVNIFAWAGYLNDDILGAFEKATGIKANYTPYGTNDELLNQLRANNGAGFDIIWPTVDRVPNYVEFGLVQPIDESKVEVDRCLPSAWSNSANLGAVIEGKRYQVPADWGTEAVAFDRDQQPLEYGSASYGDIWKPESAGKATVRGHSSLVGLGLWLEAEGKLPRPLLDAFKTPEAQTEIFDVIVAEAIARKGNIVQFWSNENEAQGAFRVNGATIGQTWDSTAAALAKEGLPVGFIAPKEGALAWMEGVSIPSGAANLDQAYAFINWFLTPEAGAAYSNATSINSTAVGAADLLSDEAKAFFAAAYPGDALDKLWWWPVQESWYVAKRNEYQDKFLSA; encoded by the coding sequence ATGACGACGATCAGACGGCGCGGTTTCATCAAGGGTGCGGCTTCCGTGGCGGGCCTCTCGCTCGCGGCCCCGTTCGTGGTGCGGAGCGGCTTTGCCCAGAGCTCCTCGGGCAATGTGAACATTTTCGCCTGGGCCGGCTATCTGAACGACGACATCCTCGGCGCGTTCGAGAAGGCGACCGGCATCAAGGCCAACTACACGCCCTACGGCACCAATGACGAGCTCCTGAACCAGCTTCGCGCCAACAACGGCGCCGGCTTCGACATCATCTGGCCGACGGTCGACCGCGTGCCGAACTATGTCGAGTTCGGCCTCGTCCAGCCGATCGACGAGTCCAAGGTCGAGGTCGACCGCTGCCTGCCCAGCGCCTGGTCCAACTCGGCCAATCTCGGCGCGGTGATCGAGGGCAAGCGCTACCAGGTGCCGGCCGACTGGGGCACCGAGGCGGTCGCCTTCGACCGCGACCAGCAGCCGCTCGAATACGGCTCGGCCTCCTATGGCGACATCTGGAAGCCGGAGAGCGCCGGCAAGGCGACCGTGCGCGGCCATTCCAGCCTCGTCGGCCTCGGCCTGTGGCTCGAAGCCGAGGGCAAGCTGCCGCGCCCGCTGCTCGACGCCTTCAAGACGCCGGAGGCCCAGACCGAGATCTTCGACGTGATCGTCGCCGAGGCGATCGCGCGCAAGGGCAACATCGTCCAGTTCTGGTCGAACGAGAACGAGGCGCAAGGCGCGTTCCGCGTCAACGGCGCGACCATCGGCCAGACGTGGGATTCGACCGCTGCCGCGCTCGCCAAGGAAGGGCTGCCGGTGGGCTTCATCGCGCCGAAGGAAGGCGCACTCGCCTGGATGGAAGGCGTGTCGATCCCCTCCGGCGCAGCCAATCTCGACCAGGCCTATGCCTTCATCAACTGGTTCCTGACGCCGGAAGCGGGCGCGGCCTATTCCAACGCTACCTCGATCAACTCGACGGCGGTCGGCGCGGCCGATCTCCTCTCCGACGAGGCCAAGGCGTTCTTCGCCGCCGCCTATCCAGGCGACGCGCTCGACAAGCTGTGGTGGTGGCCGGTGCAGGAGAGCTGGTACGTCGCCAAGCGCAACGAGTATCAGGACAAGTTCCTCTCGGCCTGA
- a CDS encoding ABC transporter permease gives MAELYRRFGGALATIFTALVFLWLVGMVLAPNIMMLDYALRPNLPPAQIGGPNDVYSLDNVLYLFNESVHRSIFLKTIWASAFVAFVTFIVCYPLAFWLAQHATPAQTGIAILALTIPFWINEVLRTLAWYILLAFRGPLNAVLLNLGIIDEPVRWYGNGGVLAGMVYAYILFMLFPIYNSIESLEKAQIEAARDLGASTWRIHWRVVIPHAKAGIATGCVFTFMLAAGSYVAPALLGAPGSRWFTEIIYNWFFEGGDWNRGAAYALVLLVLCLAVVLATLKLARVNLADVAK, from the coding sequence ATGGCTGAGCTCTACAGGCGTTTCGGCGGCGCTCTGGCGACGATCTTCACGGCGCTGGTGTTCCTGTGGCTGGTCGGCATGGTGCTGGCGCCCAACATCATGATGCTCGACTACGCCTTGCGGCCCAACCTGCCGCCGGCGCAGATCGGCGGGCCGAACGACGTCTATTCGCTCGACAACGTGCTCTACCTCTTCAACGAGAGCGTCCACCGCTCGATCTTCCTGAAGACGATCTGGGCCAGCGCCTTCGTCGCCTTCGTCACCTTTATCGTCTGCTACCCGCTCGCCTTCTGGCTGGCCCAGCACGCGACGCCGGCGCAGACGGGCATCGCCATCCTCGCGCTCACGATTCCCTTCTGGATCAACGAGGTGCTGCGCACGCTCGCCTGGTACATCCTGCTCGCCTTCCGCGGGCCGCTCAACGCGGTGCTGCTCAACCTCGGCATCATCGACGAGCCGGTGCGCTGGTACGGAAACGGCGGCGTGCTCGCCGGCATGGTCTATGCCTACATCCTGTTCATGCTGTTCCCGATCTACAACTCGATCGAGAGCCTCGAAAAGGCGCAGATCGAGGCCGCGCGCGACCTCGGCGCCTCGACATGGCGCATCCACTGGCGCGTGGTCATCCCCCACGCCAAGGCCGGCATCGCCACGGGCTGCGTCTTCACCTTCATGCTGGCGGCCGGCTCCTATGTTGCGCCGGCCCTCCTCGGCGCGCCCGGCAGCCGCTGGTTCACCGAGATCATCTACAACTGGTTCTTCGAGGGCGGCGACTGGAACCGCGGCGCGGCCTACGCGCTGGTGCTGCTCGTCCTGTGCCTCGCCGTCGTGCTGGCGACGCTGAAGCTCGCCCGCGTCAACCTCGCGGACGTGGCGAAATGA
- the rpsU gene encoding 30S ribosomal protein S21 yields the protein MQVLVRDNNVDQALRALKKKMQREGIFREMKMRGHYEKPSEKRAREKAEAVRRARKLARKRAQREGLIAGGRPAAR from the coding sequence GTGCAGGTACTCGTCCGCGACAACAACGTCGACCAGGCGCTTCGCGCCCTCAAGAAGAAGATGCAGCGCGAAGGTATCTTTCGCGAGATGAAGATGCGCGGACATTACGAGAAGCCCTCCGAGAAGCGTGCCCGCGAGAAGGCCGAGGCCGTGCGCCGCGCCCGCAAGCTCGCCCGCAAGCGCGCGCAGCGCGAGGGCCTCATCGCCGGCGGCCGCCCGGCGGCCCGCTGA
- a CDS encoding ABC transporter permease encodes MSAADRIARALFGLYMAAFFLYLFAPLVVMSAATFNESRFPTVIPWQGTTLQWFEALWNDRPMWQSVWTSLVVAFFVVLVALPVGTAAALILTSLHARARSFLYALMVSPLLTPGVVIGIATLVLWRQLNVGGGIFLIVLAQASFIICYVMLMVAARLQRFDRTQEEAALGLGASKFMVFRRILLPFLKPALIAAGFLAILQSVENYNTTLFVRGFDTPLTVYIATKVRTGLTPAVNALALVMIAMTILGAIAYEIARRRQVAAAGRAAAG; translated from the coding sequence ATGAGCGCCGCCGACCGCATCGCCCGGGCGCTGTTCGGCCTCTACATGGCGGCGTTCTTCCTCTACCTGTTCGCGCCGCTCGTGGTGATGTCGGCCGCGACCTTCAACGAGAGCCGCTTCCCGACGGTCATCCCGTGGCAGGGGACGACGCTGCAATGGTTCGAGGCGCTGTGGAACGACCGGCCGATGTGGCAGTCGGTGTGGACGTCGCTGGTCGTCGCCTTCTTCGTCGTCCTCGTCGCGCTGCCGGTCGGCACGGCGGCTGCGCTGATCCTGACCAGCCTGCACGCGCGCGCCCGCTCCTTCCTCTACGCGCTGATGGTGTCGCCGCTGCTCACCCCCGGCGTCGTCATCGGCATCGCGACGCTGGTGCTGTGGCGGCAGTTGAATGTCGGGGGTGGCATCTTCCTCATCGTGCTGGCGCAGGCGAGCTTCATCATCTGCTACGTGATGCTGATGGTCGCGGCGCGCCTGCAACGCTTCGACCGCACGCAGGAGGAGGCCGCGCTCGGCCTCGGCGCGTCGAAGTTCATGGTGTTCCGGCGCATCCTCTTGCCGTTCCTCAAGCCGGCGCTGATCGCCGCCGGCTTTCTCGCCATCCTGCAATCCGTCGAGAACTACAACACGACGCTGTTCGTGCGCGGCTTCGACACGCCGCTGACCGTCTATATCGCCACCAAGGTGCGCACAGGCCTGACGCCGGCGGTCAACGCGCTGGCGCTGGTGATGATCGCGATGACGATACTGGGGGCTATAGCCTACGAGATCGCCCGGCGCAGGCAGGTCGCGGCGGCGGGCAGGGCCGCCGCCGGCTGA
- a CDS encoding HU family DNA-binding protein — translation MNKNELVSAVADEAKISKGDAQAAVDAVFSVITGELKKGGDVRLVGFGNFSVSKRGASTGRNPQTGAAVNIPARNVPKFSAGKGLKDAVN, via the coding sequence ATGAACAAGAACGAGCTTGTATCTGCGGTCGCCGACGAGGCGAAAATTTCAAAAGGCGACGCACAGGCCGCTGTCGACGCGGTCTTCTCCGTGATCACCGGTGAGCTGAAGAAGGGCGGCGATGTCCGTCTTGTCGGTTTCGGAAACTTCTCGGTTTCGAAGCGCGGTGCTTCGACGGGACGCAACCCGCAGACCGGCGCAGCCGTCAATATTCCGGCGCGCAACGTGCCGAAATTCTCGGCAGGCAAGGGTCTCAAGGACGCCGTGAACTGA
- a CDS encoding tetratricopeptide repeat protein translates to MNRNAVETTGRSGLAACMMIAALALAGCETTTGPLGEVAGIDAAQGSSENISSLSAVIQRSPNDPEAYNVRGTALGRGGRYKEALEDFDTAIRLNPNFYQAYANRALIHRLTGNQQAALQDYTRAIQINPSYDAAYIGRGNLYRLAGRADEALRDLQQAIQLDTTDPRAYHNRGLLYQARGQHDFAIEDFATAISLAPNSAEPYNGRGLSYLARNDEENALADFNTAIKLDKTNAEAWAYQGLILERRGDKARAIRSYGEAARLDPNLKAAKDGLSRTRG, encoded by the coding sequence ATGAATCGCAATGCAGTCGAGACGACCGGCAGAAGCGGCCTTGCCGCCTGCATGATGATCGCGGCGCTGGCGCTCGCGGGATGCGAGACCACCACCGGCCCGCTCGGCGAGGTCGCCGGCATCGACGCCGCGCAGGGATCGAGCGAGAACATCTCGTCCTTGAGCGCCGTGATCCAGCGCAGCCCGAACGACCCGGAGGCCTACAATGTGCGCGGCACCGCGCTCGGCCGCGGCGGGCGCTACAAGGAGGCGCTGGAGGATTTCGACACGGCGATCCGCCTCAACCCGAATTTCTACCAGGCCTACGCCAACCGGGCGCTGATCCACCGGCTGACCGGCAACCAGCAGGCCGCGCTGCAGGACTACACCCGCGCGATCCAGATCAACCCGTCCTACGACGCCGCCTATATCGGCCGCGGCAATCTCTACCGGCTGGCGGGGCGGGCTGACGAGGCGCTGCGCGACCTGCAGCAGGCGATCCAGCTCGACACCACCGACCCGCGTGCCTACCACAATCGCGGCCTGCTCTATCAGGCGCGCGGCCAGCATGATTTCGCCATCGAGGACTTCGCCACCGCCATCTCGCTGGCGCCCAACTCGGCCGAGCCCTACAATGGCCGCGGCCTCTCCTACCTCGCCCGCAACGACGAGGAAAACGCGCTCGCCGACTTCAACACCGCGATCAAGCTCGACAAGACCAACGCCGAGGCCTGGGCCTATCAGGGCCTGATCCTCGAACGGCGCGGCGACAAGGCGCGCGCCATCCGCTCCTATGGCGAGGCGGCCCGGCTCGACCCGAACCTGAAGGCGGCGAAGGACGGGCTGTCCCGCACGCGCGGATAA